From the genome of Chroicocephalus ridibundus chromosome 1, bChrRid1.1, whole genome shotgun sequence, one region includes:
- the GPR85 gene encoding probable G-protein coupled receptor 85 produces the protein MANYSHAADNILQNLSPLTAFLKLTSLGFIIGVSVVGNLLISILLVKDKTLHRAPYYFLLDLCCSDILRSAICFPFVFTSVKNGSTWTYGTLTCKVIAFLGVLSCFHTAFMLFCISVTRYLAIAHHRFYTKRLTFWTCLAVICMVWTLSVAMAFPPVLDVGTYSFIREEDQCTFQHRSFRANDSLGFMLLLALILLATQLVYLKLIFFVHDRRKMKPVQFVAAVSQNWTFHGPGASGQAAANWLAGFGRGPTPPTLLGIRQNANTTGRRRLLVLDEFKMEKRISRMFYIMTFLFLTLWGPYLVACYWRVFARGPVVPGGFLTAAVWMSFAQAGINPFVCIFSNRELRRCFSTTLLYCRKSRLPREPYCVI, from the coding sequence ATGGCGAACTACAGCCATGCAGCTGacaacattttacaaaatctCTCTCCTTTAACAGCTTTCCTGAAACTGACTTCACTGGGTTTCATAATAGGAGTCAGTGTGGTTGGTAACCTTCTGATCTCCATTTTGCTAGTCAAAGATAAGACCTTGCATAGAGCTCCTTACTACTTCCTGTTGGATCTGTGCTGCTCAGATATCCTCAGATCTGCAATTtgtttcccatttgttttcaCCTCTGTAAAAAATGGCTCTACTTGGACATATGGGACTCTTACTTGCAAAGTGATTGcctttttgggggttttgtcctGTTTTCACACTGCTTTCATGTTATTCTGCATAAGCGTCACCAGATACTTAGCTATTGCCCACCACCGTTTTTATACGAAAAGGCTGACCTTCTGGACTTGTTTGGCCGTTATCTGTATGGTGTGGACCCTCTCTGTAGCCATGGCTTTCCCCCCAGTTTTAGACGTGGGCACCTACTCGTTCATTAGGGAGGAAGACCAATGCACTTTCCAGCATCGTTCCTTCAGGGCTAACGATTCCTTGGGATTTATGCTTCTTCTTGCCCTTATCCTCCTAGCCACACAGCTTGTCTACCTCAAGCTGATATTTTTTGTTCACGATCGCAGGAAAATGAAGCCAGTCCAGTTTGTTGCAGCAGTGAGCCAGAACTGGACTTTTCATGGTCCTGGAGCGAGTGGTCAAGCAGCTGCTAATTGGCTGGCTGGATTTGGAAGGGGTCCCACACCTCCAACCTTGTTGGGAATCAGGCAAAACGCGAACACCACAGGCAGGAGAAGGCTACTGGTTTTAGATGAGTTCAAAATGGAGAAGAGAATCAGCAGAATGTTCTACATCATGACATTCCTCTTTCTGACCTTGTGGGGTCCCTATTTGGTAGCCTGTTACTGGAGAGTTTTTGCAAGAGGGCCTGTAGTACCAGGGGGATTTCTAACGGCCGCTGTCTGGATGAGTTTTGCCCAAGCTGGAATCAATCCTTTTGTCTGCATTTTCTCCAACAGGGAGCTGAGGCGCTGTTTCAGCACAACCCTTCTTTACTGCAGAAAATCCAGGTTACCAAGGGAACCTTACTGTGTTATATGA